One Kitasatospora sp. NBC_01287 DNA window includes the following coding sequences:
- a CDS encoding SDR family oxidoreductase, whose protein sequence is MARRIKDIAVPDQRGRLAVVTGANSGIGFETARRLALAGAEVVLAVRDEAKGERATALIRAAAGPDVRVGAAALDLASLDSVASFADALHERGRPVDLLVNNAGVMAVPTRHTTKDGFELQFGTNHLGHFALTGRLLPLLRAASAPRVVTVASGSVWLARLDLANLNSERHYRPMDSYARSKLANLMFALELDRLSARHGWGVRSIAAHPGWTRTGIATGGPALDKPPGAFNLGALLMALPGAAQDPVRGALPLLVAATSPAAVGGGYYGPDGIGGLAGLPAVARVPGRATDLTMAAGLWRSSEQLTGVAFPA, encoded by the coding sequence ATGGCCCGTCGGATCAAGGACATCGCGGTGCCCGACCAGCGCGGGCGGCTGGCCGTGGTGACCGGGGCGAACAGCGGGATCGGGTTCGAGACCGCGCGGCGGCTGGCGCTGGCGGGCGCGGAGGTGGTGCTGGCGGTCCGCGACGAGGCCAAGGGTGAGCGGGCCACCGCGCTGATCCGGGCCGCCGCCGGTCCGGACGTCCGGGTCGGCGCGGCGGCCCTGGACCTGGCCAGCCTGGACTCGGTGGCCTCCTTCGCCGACGCGCTGCACGAGCGCGGCCGGCCCGTCGACCTGCTGGTGAACAACGCCGGGGTGATGGCGGTGCCGACCCGGCACACCACCAAGGACGGCTTCGAGCTGCAGTTCGGCACCAACCACCTGGGCCACTTCGCCCTCACCGGGCGCCTGCTGCCGCTGCTGCGGGCGGCGAGCGCCCCTCGGGTGGTCACCGTGGCCAGCGGCTCCGTCTGGCTGGCCCGGCTCGACCTGGCGAACCTCAACAGCGAGCGCCACTACCGGCCGATGGACAGCTATGCCCGCTCCAAGCTGGCCAACCTGATGTTCGCGCTGGAGCTGGACCGGCTCAGCGCCCGGCACGGCTGGGGCGTGCGCAGCATCGCCGCGCACCCCGGGTGGACCAGGACCGGCATCGCGACCGGCGGGCCCGCGCTGGACAAGCCGCCGGGGGCGTTCAACCTGGGGGCGCTGCTGATGGCCCTGCCCGGCGCGGCCCAGGACCCGGTGCGCGGGGCGCTGCCGCTGCTGGTGGCCGCGACCAGCCCGGCGGCGGTGGGCGGCGGCTACTACGGGCCGGACGGGATCGGCGGCCTGGCCGGCCTGCCGGCCGTGGCCCGGGTGCCCGGGCGGGCCACCGACCTGACCATGGCGGCGGGGCTGTGGCGCTCCTCGGAGCAGTTGACCGGAGTGGCCTTCCCCGCCTGA
- a CDS encoding cobalt-precorrin-6A reductase, with product MRHILILGGTTEARQLAAALAPLPGLRVTSSLAGRVSAPRLPVGEVRVGGFGGPAGLAHWLREHQVQTLIDATHPFARVISRNAAEAAAAVHVPLLALRRPSWVPVAGDRWHPVDSLEQAAAALPGLGRRALLTTGRLGLAAFAAVAGVHLVARSVEQPDPPLPPDLTVLLARGPFRLDGERAVFREHRIDVLVTKDSGGAATAPKLAVARELGLPVLIVRRPELPAGVPEVPDVAGVVGELGLDPGNVSSIGPGGEQHPEWST from the coding sequence GTGCGGCACATCCTGATCCTGGGCGGCACCACCGAGGCCCGGCAGTTGGCGGCGGCACTGGCGCCGCTGCCCGGGCTGCGGGTGACCAGCTCGCTGGCGGGGCGGGTGAGCGCCCCTCGGCTGCCGGTGGGCGAGGTGCGGGTGGGCGGCTTCGGCGGCCCGGCGGGGCTGGCCCACTGGCTGCGCGAGCACCAGGTGCAGACCCTCATCGACGCCACGCATCCCTTCGCCCGGGTGATCAGCCGCAACGCGGCCGAGGCGGCCGCCGCCGTCCATGTTCCCCTGCTCGCCCTGCGTCGGCCCAGCTGGGTCCCGGTTGCGGGTGACCGCTGGCACCCGGTCGACTCGCTGGAGCAGGCCGCCGCCGCGCTGCCGGGCCTGGGGCGGCGGGCGCTGCTCACCACCGGACGGCTGGGCCTGGCCGCCTTCGCGGCGGTGGCCGGCGTGCACCTGGTGGCCCGCTCGGTGGAGCAGCCGGACCCGCCGCTGCCGCCGGACCTCACGGTGCTGCTGGCGCGCGGCCCCTTCCGGCTGGACGGCGAGCGGGCGGTCTTCCGTGAGCACCGGATCGACGTGCTGGTGACCAAGGACAGCGGCGGCGCGGCCACCGCGCCGAAGCTGGCGGTCGCCCGCGAGCTGGGGCTGCCGGTGCTGATCGTGCGGCGCCCCGAGCTGCCCGCCGGAGTACCGGAAGTGCCCGATGTCGCGGGAGTAGTAGGTGAGTTGGGCCTGGACCCGGGTAACGTCAGCTCAATCGGACCTGGGGGCGAGCAGCACCCGGAGTGGTCAACCTGA